In Helianthus annuus cultivar XRQ/B chromosome 9, HanXRQr2.0-SUNRISE, whole genome shotgun sequence, the following are encoded in one genomic region:
- the LOC110878340 gene encoding NADH dehydrogenase [ubiquinone] flavoprotein 1, mitochondrial yields MAPMKGILSLQRAALLRRQNVNWGLGTRLFSTQSATTANTAQPPPPPPPPEKTHFGGLKDEDRIFTNLYGIHDPFLKGAMKRGDWHRTKDLVIKGSDWIVNEMKKSGLRGRGGAGFPSGLKWSFMPKVSDGRPSYLVVNADESEPGTCKDREIMRNDPHKLLEGCLIAGVGMRATAAYIYIRGEYVNERLNLEKARKEAYAAGLLGKNACGSGYDFDVHIHFGAGAYICGEETALLESLEGKQGKPRLKPPFPANAGLYGCPTTVTNVETVAVSPTILRRGPEWFSSFGRKNNSGTKLFCISGHVNKPCTVEEEMSIPLKELLERHCGGVRGGWDNLLAVIPGGSSVPLLTKDICEDVLMDFDALKAVQSGLGTAAVIVMDKSTDIVDAIARLSYFYKHESCGQCTPCREGTGWLWMIMERMKVGNAKLEEIDMLQEVTKQIEGHTICALGDAAAWPVQGLIRHFRPELERRIRERADRELLQAAA; encoded by the exons ATG GCACCCATGAAAGGCATTCTTTCTCTGCAACGGGCTGCTTTGTTGAGGCGTCAAAATGTTAATTGGGGGCTAGGTACTAGATTATTTAGCACTCAATCTGCAACAACCGCTAATACcgcacaaccaccaccacctccccCTCCTCCTGAGAAAACTCACTTCGGTGGTTTGAAAGACGAAGACCGCATCTTTACCAACCTTTACGGTATTCATGACCCGTTTCTCAAGGGTGCCATGAAACGTGGTGATTGGCACAGAACTAAAGATCTAGTGATCAAGGGTTCTGATTGGATAGTAAATGAAATGAAAAAATCTGGTCTACGGGGACGTGGTGGTGCTGGATTTCCATCTGGTCTCAAATGGTCATTTATGCCTAAGGTATCCGATGGTCGTCCATCCTATCTTGTTGTTAATGCTGATGAAAGTGAACCCGGAACATGTAAGGATCGTGAAATCATGCGAAATGATCCGCATAAACTTCTAGAAGGATGCTTGATTGCTGGAGTTGGTATGAGGGCAACTGCTGCTTATATTTATATTAGAGGTGAATATGTGAATGAACGTCTTAACCTCGAAAAGGCCAGAAAAGAAGCGTATGCAGCAGGGTTACTTGGGAAAAACGCTTGTGGTTCGGGTTATGATTTTGATGTGCATATCCACTTTGGTGCTGGTGCGTACATTTGCGGTGAAGAAACCGCACTTTTGGAGAGCCTTGAAGGTAAACAAGGAAAGCCGAGATTGAAGCCCCCGTTCCCTGCTAACGCAGGTCTATACGGATGTCCCACAACTGTTACAAATGTAGAAACAGTTGCTGTATCACCTACCATTTTAAGACGTGGGCCCGAGTGGTTTTCTAGTTTCGGGAGAAAGAACAATTCTGGGACGAAGCTCTTTTGCATATCTGGTCATGTGAACAAACCGTGCACAGTCGAAGAGGAGATGAGTATACCATTGAAGGAGCTGCTAGAGCGTCATTGTGGCGGTGTTAGGGGCGGATGGGACAATTTACTGGCGGTAATTCCTGGTGGTTCGTCTGTACCATTGCTTACTAAAGACATATGTGAGGATGTATTGATGGATTTTGATGCACTGAAAGCTGTGCAGTCTGGATTAGGGACTGCAGCTGTTATTGTGATGGATAAATCTACTGATATTGTGGATGCCATTGCAAGGCTTTCGTACTTTTATAAGCATGAGAGTTGTGGTCAGTGTACACCTTGCAGGGAGGGTACTGGATGGCTTTGGATGATTATGGAAAGGATGAAAGTTGGGAATGCTAAGCTGGAGGAAATTGATATGCTTCAAGAGGTGACTAAGCAGATTGAAGGTCACACGATTTGTGCATTGGGAGATGCTGCTGCTTGGCCCGTTCAAGGTCTTATCAGGCACTTTAGGCCCGAACTCGAGAGGAGGATCAGGGAGCGTGCTGATAGAGAGTTGCTTCAGGCAGCTGCTTGA